The following are from one region of the Parcubacteria group bacterium genome:
- a CDS encoding NAD(+)/NADH kinase: MTQKREGFVVVANKGKSLAMRVKEEMTEWLLAEGQIVIAESDPLKMLARYVIALGGDGTAIRTVTEYSIYGVITIPINIDGGVGFVTIGNMKNWDTILGKIIKGKYIAEKRIGLELEYKGTKYGPFANDVVLKHTASMATMKLSVNRHVVYRAMTADGFIIAAPTGSTGYNVSAGGTIALPGIECLFATPMYSDQFNVKPLVMTPDSIITMELVGTKPSGVVNLVADGKIIGNMTVGEKIIVKQHETRLLFAVTDSNEFYRALQTKKGLSR; this comes from the coding sequence ATGACGCAAAAAAGAGAAGGTTTTGTGGTTGTCGCGAACAAGGGAAAGTCGCTGGCGATGCGAGTGAAGGAAGAAATGACCGAGTGGCTGCTTGCCGAGGGTCAAATCGTGATTGCTGAAAGCGATCCGCTCAAGATGCTGGCTCGTTATGTCATCGCCCTTGGCGGTGATGGGACGGCCATTCGGACCGTGACGGAATATTCGATCTACGGAGTCATTACGATTCCGATCAATATTGACGGCGGTGTCGGATTTGTGACCATTGGCAATATGAAAAACTGGGATACTATTTTGGGAAAAATCATCAAGGGAAAGTATATCGCGGAAAAGCGGATCGGATTGGAGCTGGAATATAAAGGCACCAAATATGGTCCGTTTGCTAACGATGTCGTGTTGAAACATACCGCATCAATGGCGACCATGAAATTGTCGGTCAATCGACACGTGGTCTATCGGGCGATGACGGCTGATGGTTTCATTATTGCCGCGCCGACCGGTTCGACCGGGTATAATGTAAGCGCTGGTGGAACTATCGCTTTGCCGGGCATCGAATGTCTTTTTGCGACACCGATGTATTCCGATCAGTTCAATGTCAAGCCGCTGGTCATGACGCCCGATTCTATCATCACGATGGAATTGGTCGGTACCAAGCCTTCTGGCGTGGTCAACTTAGTCGCTGATGGAAAGATTATCGGCAATATGACAGTGGGAGAAAAAATCATCGTCAAACAGCATGAAACCCGGCTGCTTTTCGCAGTCACTGATAGTAATGAATTTTATCGAGCCTTGCAGACCAAGAAAGGTCTTTCGCGCTGA
- a CDS encoding NUDIX domain-containing protein, whose product MFIGKLDPPHWGHIINVEYLLKEEEFDRVLIVMGSVYCQGMKKHPLSAVYREKMYLASLVARGINIDRVPVIHLPDFHDFEKWYGHILKLQKRYNAKWLVTGNTAMITDQIYARKLPIPFERIFNPEMELPRQYQFPFHSTDMREMIERGDWEGFRKVAAPGTLQLMGAVNGFEGICQALEHDVNQFVEGRQAVDAIIVNRYEGKNSIICGYRSRKKPDFPGALAVPGGAIRMYENPESAAVRQAKLKTGLTIELLERYLEPTPVRVNGVLTQMKSLGVFSPKDPKKGHKKGGSCQPFLLEFSMPPQVLSAWLLSSKALTEVWLYTESFVKEKGLAFQQLAMVQKAGYCL is encoded by the coding sequence ATGTTTATCGGCAAACTTGACCCGCCTCATTGGGGGCATATCATCAATGTTGAATATCTTTTGAAAGAGGAGGAATTTGACCGAGTTCTGATCGTCATGGGCAGTGTTTATTGTCAGGGAATGAAGAAACACCCCCTTTCGGCTGTCTATCGGGAAAAGATGTATCTGGCCAGTCTTGTTGCTCGGGGCATTAATATCGATCGCGTGCCGGTCATCCATCTGCCCGATTTCCATGATTTTGAGAAATGGTATGGGCATATCCTGAAATTGCAAAAACGCTACAATGCCAAGTGGCTCGTGACTGGCAATACCGCGATGATCACTGACCAGATCTATGCACGCAAACTACCGATTCCTTTCGAAAGAATTTTCAATCCTGAAATGGAATTGCCGAGACAATATCAATTTCCTTTCCATTCCACCGATATGCGGGAAATGATTGAGAGAGGCGATTGGGAAGGTTTCAGGAAAGTGGCGGCACCGGGAACACTTCAACTTATGGGCGCAGTCAATGGATTTGAAGGAATCTGCCAGGCGCTCGAGCATGACGTGAATCAGTTCGTGGAAGGACGCCAAGCAGTCGATGCTATCATCGTCAATCGCTATGAAGGAAAAAATTCAATCATCTGCGGTTATCGCAGCCGAAAAAAACCTGACTTTCCCGGAGCATTGGCAGTGCCTGGTGGTGCCATTCGGATGTATGAAAATCCGGAAAGTGCCGCGGTTCGGCAAGCGAAATTGAAAACTGGCCTCACGATTGAACTCTTGGAAAGATATCTTGAACCGACACCAGTCCGCGTGAATGGTGTGCTGACCCAGATGAAATCCCTCGGAGTTTTTTCGCCCAAGGATCCCAAAAAGGGTCACAAAAAAGGTGGCTCCTGTCAGCCATTCCTGCTTGAGTTTTCAATGCCACCGCAAGTATTGTCGGCTTGGTTGCTGTCTTCCAAAGCTTTGACCGAAGTCTGGCTATACACCGAAAGTTTTGTGAAGGAAAAGGGTTTAGCTTTCCAACAATTGGCAATGGTTCAGAAGGCGGGGTATTGTCTCTGA
- a CDS encoding protein phosphatase 2C domain-containing protein — translation MDYRFRIASFPGNDHKRVGKNNQDSLYFDRVTVEKTNYTFGVVCDGCSAGARNETGAHLMVSYIASEIPMMLQVGVPMEEIPGALFSRCIGYLSAIASMTSIGDPIKRINFIINHLLCTIIGFITDNERVIFFSAGDGVLVINDQFIQIDQDNKPRYLGYHLVDRKYLTAKDGIVPDAFMVQTYQMSFINRFAVCSDGMLPEAAGALWGHTEDKLGVQRALKVLSLRKLIFKDDCSAIIVEKISASGELVGSLNSGDGVGLSTEPKGGDHGSS, via the coding sequence ATGGATTATCGGTTCAGAATCGCGTCGTTCCCGGGAAACGATCATAAGCGCGTCGGAAAAAACAACCAGGACAGTCTTTATTTCGATCGTGTAACCGTCGAAAAGACGAATTACACCTTTGGGGTAGTCTGTGATGGTTGCTCGGCCGGTGCGCGTAATGAAACGGGAGCACATCTCATGGTCAGCTATATTGCCAGTGAGATTCCAATGATGTTGCAGGTCGGCGTACCGATGGAAGAAATTCCTGGAGCACTGTTCTCGCGTTGCATCGGATATCTTTCGGCGATAGCGTCGATGACCAGTATAGGTGATCCGATCAAAAGGATTAACTTTATCATCAACCATCTACTCTGTACCATCATCGGATTTATTACGGACAACGAGAGAGTCATATTCTTCTCAGCCGGGGATGGGGTGCTTGTCATTAATGATCAATTCATACAGATTGATCAAGACAACAAGCCGAGATATTTGGGGTACCATTTAGTTGACCGCAAATATCTGACAGCCAAAGACGGAATCGTGCCGGATGCCTTCATGGTGCAGACTTATCAGATGAGTTTTATCAATCGTTTCGCAGTTTGCTCTGACGGCATGTTGCCGGAAGCAGCGGGCGCCCTTTGGGGTCACACGGAAGATAAACTGGGAGTGCAGCGGGCGTTGAAAGTCCTCTCGCTTCGTAAGCTTATTTTCAAAGATGATTGCAGTGCAATCATCGTGGAAAAAATTTCGGCAAGCGGTGAGCTGGTCGGCAGTCTCAATTCCGGTGACGGAGTCGGATTATCGACAGAGCCCAAAGGAGGCGACCATGGCAGTAGCTAA
- a CDS encoding NUDIX domain-containing protein: MITKKYKFAVIAVDVVIFTIIDNELQVLLIKMKKKPFEKYWAAPGGLVGPEESTNDAAKRILLEKTGLGDVYLEQLYTFGEVDRDPFGRVVSVAYFALIPWGNLDLKTTEEYAGVQWFPISKFPALAYDHAEIIATAIGRLKAKLEYTNIAYGLLSETFALSELQNIYQIILQKKLDKRNFRKRILSLGIVKKSGKQRKGLPSRPADLYTFTQKKASMIQIL; encoded by the coding sequence ATGATTACAAAAAAATACAAATTTGCGGTTATAGCGGTTGATGTGGTAATTTTCACTATCATTGATAATGAGCTTCAGGTGTTGCTGATTAAGATGAAAAAAAAGCCGTTTGAAAAATATTGGGCGGCGCCTGGCGGACTAGTTGGTCCTGAAGAATCGACTAATGACGCAGCCAAGAGGATTCTGTTGGAAAAAACGGGCTTAGGTGATGTTTATCTGGAGCAGCTCTATACTTTTGGCGAAGTAGATCGCGATCCGTTTGGGAGGGTGGTTTCCGTCGCCTATTTTGCCCTAATTCCCTGGGGCAATCTTGATCTGAAAACTACGGAAGAATATGCTGGAGTTCAGTGGTTTCCGATAAGTAAATTTCCGGCGCTGGCGTATGATCATGCGGAGATAATCGCAACGGCAATCGGCCGTCTAAAAGCCAAATTAGAATACACAAACATCGCCTATGGTCTACTATCTGAAACTTTCGCGCTGAGCGAATTACAAAACATTTATCAGATCATTTTGCAAAAGAAACTGGACAAACGAAATTTTAGAAAAAGGATTCTCTCGTTGGGAATAGTAAAAAAGAGCGGAAAACAAAGAAAGGGTCTTCCGAGCAGACCGGCTGATTTATATACCTTTACCCAAAAGAAGGCAAGTATGATCCAGATCTTATGA
- a CDS encoding cupin domain-containing protein: MQGFNANIEKDTLENTDFRRVLYTGKHSQLVLMSLKPKEEIGMEVHEENDQFFRFEKGEGKCIIDDNEYALRDGVAIIVPAGAQHNIINTSETEELKMYTIYSPAHHKDGIVRATKEEAESNEAEFDGQTTE; encoded by the coding sequence ATGCAAGGATTCAATGCGAACATCGAAAAAGACACTTTGGAAAACACCGATTTCCGTCGTGTGCTTTACACTGGTAAACATAGCCAGTTAGTGCTTATGAGCCTCAAGCCGAAAGAAGAAATTGGCATGGAAGTGCACGAGGAAAATGACCAATTTTTTCGCTTTGAAAAAGGCGAGGGCAAATGCATCATCGATGATAATGAATATGCCCTGCGAGACGGCGTCGCAATCATTGTTCCGGCCGGCGCCCAGCACAACATCATCAACACTTCCGAAACCGAAGAGCTAAAAATGTACACCATTTATTCGCCGGCGCATCATAAAGATGGAATTGTCAGAGCCACTAAAGAGGAGGCGGAAAGTAATGAAGCGGAATTTGACGGCCAGACAACGGAATAA
- a CDS encoding DUF134 domain-containing protein, giving the protein MVRPKICRRLRFKPKAHYFKPQGIPMHQLDEVVLTKEEMEALKLKDFDGLEQTESAEKMNTSQSTFQRILASARVKVAEAIVKGKALRIEE; this is encoded by the coding sequence ATGGTAAGGCCAAAAATATGTCGAAGGCTGAGGTTCAAGCCCAAGGCTCATTATTTCAAACCGCAGGGAATTCCCATGCATCAACTGGATGAAGTGGTTTTGACCAAGGAAGAAATGGAAGCGCTGAAGCTTAAGGATTTTGACGGGCTCGAGCAGACAGAATCAGCCGAAAAAATGAACACTTCGCAGAGCACTTTTCAGCGAATCTTAGCTTCCGCCAGAGTGAAAGTTGCCGAAGCGATTGTCAAAGGCAAAGCACTAAGAATTGAAGAATAA
- a CDS encoding DUF5320 domain-containing protein has product MPQLDKTGPLGAGPGTGREMGSCGGGKGLGRGCGSGLGRRRFNALTTAEKKELLKSEIEDLRQELRMAEEELKGLESE; this is encoded by the coding sequence ATGCCACAATTAGATAAGACAGGACCTCTAGGCGCAGGACCGGGAACTGGCAGGGAAATGGGTTCTTGCGGAGGAGGTAAGGGCTTGGGACGAGGCTGTGGAAGTGGGCTTGGCCGAAGAAGATTTAATGCTCTGACAACGGCGGAGAAAAAAGAATTACTGAAATCGGAGATTGAAGATTTAAGGCAAGAGCTGCGGATGGCAGAGGAAGAGCTGAAGGGGCTGGAAAGTGAATAA
- a CDS encoding alpha/beta hydrolase → MSDKILLLPGWMTGLKLYHESENLSVQIGTFDASNNSNHIIGLSLGALSALRDWDGKGKLILVSPPLPRKNIFRWFLNWVKFISTEGLFFERQKYSLNPFCYILEIVRCVKLLQLDFSQKLESIPKENLIMIRGKNDHFICSDEAVQFMRAKGFSVIEVENCGHNWCEELEREVIKC, encoded by the coding sequence ATGTCTGACAAAATTTTACTTCTCCCCGGTTGGATGACCGGACTGAAATTATATCACGAGTCTGAAAATCTGAGCGTCCAAATCGGTACTTTTGATGCAAGCAATAATAGCAATCACATCATCGGGCTAAGTTTGGGTGCGCTTTCGGCTTTGCGAGATTGGGATGGGAAAGGAAAATTAATTTTAGTCAGCCCACCTTTGCCGAGAAAAAATATTTTCCGTTGGTTTTTGAATTGGGTAAAATTTATTTCTACCGAAGGGCTATTCTTTGAGCGACAAAAATATTCACTGAATCCTTTTTGTTATATATTGGAAATCGTGCGGTGCGTGAAACTTTTGCAACTTGATTTTTCCCAGAAGTTAGAGAGTATTCCTAAAGAAAACTTAATCATGATCAGAGGAAAAAACGATCATTTTATTTGTAGCGATGAGGCGGTACAATTTATGCGCGCCAAAGGCTTCTCGGTCATTGAAGTGGAAAATTGCGGACACAATTGGTGCGAGGAACTGGAGCGGGAAGTTATCAAGTGCTGA
- a CDS encoding alpha/beta hydrolase, translating to MKRAIIVHCWEGYPQYCWYSWVKKELEAKGFQVEVPAFPETEMPKMNQWVPKLQEVISAPDVELYLIGHSIGCATIMRYLETLKETEKVGGVVFVAGFNENVGFDEIQNFFETPIDLAKIKSRSKNGFVAIHSDDDPYVDLKYANIFKEKLGAEIIIKHNAKHFSGAIEGEDSCLELPDVVQSINKLSK from the coding sequence ATGAAACGAGCAATCATTGTCCATTGTTGGGAAGGATATCCGCAGTATTGCTGGTACTCTTGGGTCAAAAAAGAACTGGAAGCAAAAGGTTTTCAGGTTGAAGTGCCGGCTTTTCCAGAAACGGAAATGCCAAAGATGAATCAGTGGGTGCCGAAACTGCAAGAAGTGATTAGCGCGCCCGATGTCGAGCTCTATCTTATCGGGCACAGCATCGGTTGTGCTACGATTATGCGTTATCTGGAAACACTCAAAGAAACGGAAAAAGTCGGTGGCGTGGTTTTTGTGGCTGGATTTAATGAAAACGTAGGATTTGATGAAATCCAAAATTTTTTTGAAACGCCGATCGATCTTGCGAAAATTAAAAGCAGATCGAAAAATGGGTTCGTGGCAATTCATTCCGACGATGATCCTTATGTAGATTTGAAATATGCAAATATTTTCAAAGAAAAACTAGGGGCGGAAATTATCATCAAGCATAACGCCAAGCATTTTTCTGGGGCGATTGAAGGAGAAGACTCTTGCTTGGAGTTGCCAGATGTTGTTCAAAGTATCAATAAACTATCAAAATAA
- a CDS encoding phosphatase PAP2 family protein: MRNFFNQLFRNILKIFSGYNLLWHFLAIALTYIIVVSGFDWKFFLYAITVAWRADFFPALALGTTLPVLLPLILILVGLLLKNRKALKVGVAVAQAALLGVLISSFYKAFTGRIQPPGHSHAAIIDGSKLVDISHQFQFGFLRHGVFWGWPSSHTTIAFAMMVTIWVMFPKNKLIRTIALAYAFYVGIAVAMTSIHWFSEFVAGAIIGSVIGMVVGRSFLKESERN, translated from the coding sequence ATGCGAAATTTTTTCAACCAACTATTTCGAAATATCCTGAAGATTTTTTCCGGGTATAATTTGCTCTGGCATTTTTTGGCGATTGCGCTCACTTACATTATTGTGGTCTCTGGGTTCGACTGGAAATTTTTTCTCTATGCCATCACTGTCGCTTGGCGGGCTGATTTTTTTCCTGCCTTGGCGCTGGGAACGACTTTGCCGGTGCTTCTTCCGCTTATTTTGATTTTGGTTGGATTACTTTTGAAAAATAGAAAAGCATTGAAAGTTGGAGTGGCGGTAGCGCAAGCGGCTCTTCTTGGTGTGCTCATTTCCAGTTTCTATAAAGCTTTCACCGGAAGAATCCAGCCGCCCGGTCACTCGCATGCGGCGATTATTGATGGCAGTAAATTGGTGGACATTAGCCATCAGTTTCAGTTTGGCTTTTTGCGCCACGGCGTTTTTTGGGGTTGGCCATCATCGCACACGACCATTGCTTTTGCCATGATGGTCACCATTTGGGTCATGTTTCCCAAAAACAAACTTATCCGCACCATCGCCCTGGCCTATGCTTTCTATGTCGGCATCGCTGTGGCGATGACCAGCATTCACTGGTTTTCTGAATTCGTCGCTGGTGCTATCATTGGATCAGTGATTGGTATGGTTGTTGGCAGGAGTTTCTTGAAGGAATCAGAACGTAATTAA